A region of the Streptomyces durocortorensis genome:
GCACACGAAGGCCGGTCGGCGACCAGCCCGTCACCCATCGTGGACGAGGCGGCCCCCGAGGCCCGGCGCAGGAACCGCGCCCTGACGCGCCTTCGCTCGCTGCGCTCGCCGCGCCGTCCGCGCCTCTGGTTCGAGATCCTGCTCATCGCGGTGAGTTACTGGCTGTACTCCCTCGTGCGCAACGCCGTCCCGGAGCAGAAGGCCGCCGCCCTCGCCAACGCCGACTGGATCTGGTCGGCGGAGCAGTCCATCGGCCTCGCCTTCGAGGAAACGGTCAATCACGCGGTCAATTCCGTGACATGGCTGATCGTGTCGATGAACTACTACTACGCGACCCTGCACTTCATCGTGACCATCGGTGTGCTCGTGTGGCTGTACCGCAGCCACCCCGGCCGGTACGCCGCGACCCGCCTGGTCCTCTTCTCGACGACGGCGGTCGCCCTCCTCGGCTACTACCTCTACCCGCTCGCCCCGCCCCGCCTGATGAACGGGGCGAACTTCATCGACACGGTCCTCGTCCACGAGACCTGGGGCTCGATGGCCTCGGGCGACTTCAAGAACATGTCCAACCAGTACGCGGCGATGCCCTCGATGCACATCGGCTGGTCGCTCTGGTGCGGGCTGACGATCTTCGCCCTGGCCAAGGCACCCTGGGCGCGCATCCTGGGCCTGCTCTACCCGATGGCCACCCTCGTCGTGATCGTGGCCACCGCCAACCACTTCTGGCTGGACGCGGTGGGCGGCATGGCCTGTCTGGCCTTCGGTTACGCGCTGTCCCGCGCCTGGTACGGATCGCTGCCTCACCGGCTGCCGAAGTGGGTGCCGACGGGGAAGAGCCGACTGACCGGGGTGCGCACGGCCCGGCTGCCACGACCGGGCCCGGCGGCGGACGCGCTGGCCCGCGAGGACGCCCCGGCGACGGCGGACACCCCTGTCCGCGAGGACGCCCCGGCGACGGCGGTCCGCCACCCGTAGCGCGTACGGCGCTTGAGGGGCGGGGCCTCGGCGGCGCCCCGGTAGTTCCGAAGGCTCACCCCGCCCCGTAGAACCGCTCCTCCACCACCGCCCGAGCCCGCCGCGTGATCCGCCGGTAGTCGTCCAACATGTCCCCGACATGCCCCGGCTCGTACCCCAGGTACCGCCCCACCGCCGTCATCTCCCGCGACTCCGACGGGAACGTGTCGCCCGGCCGTCCCCGCACCAGCATCACCGCGTTGCGCACCCGGGTGGCCAGCACCCACGCCTCGTCCAGTGTCTGCGCGTCCTCGGCCGGAATCAGCCCCGCCGCGCACGCCGCGGCCAGCGCCTCGCGCGTACCGGTCGTCCGCAGGCCCGGCTCCGCCCACCCGTGCTGCATCTGCATCAGCTGCACGGTCCACTCGACGTCGCTCAGCCCGCCCCGCCCCAGCTTCGCGTGGAGCGTGGGGTCCGCACCGCGCGGCATCCGCTCGGACTCCATGCGCGCCTTGAGCCGGCGGATCTCGCGTACGGCGTCCTCGCCGAGGCCCTCCATCGGATACCGCAACGGGTCGACCAGCTCGATGAAGTCGCGGCCCAGCTCCTCGTCGCCCGCCATCGGTTCGGCCCGCAGTAGCGCCTGGCTCTCCCACACGAGGGACCAGCGCCGGTAGTAGGCCTCGTACGACTTCAGAGTGCGCACCATCGGCCCGGTCTTGCCCTCCGGGCGCAGATCGGCGTCGATCAGCAGCGGCGGATCGGCGGTGGGCAGCTGGAGCAGCCGGCGCATCTCGGAGATGACCGTGTTGGCGGCCCGGCTCGCTTCCTCGTCGCTGACTCCCTCGCGCGGCCGGTGGACGAAGAGCACGTCGGCGTCGGAGCCGTAGCTCAGCTCGTGCCCGCCGAAGCGGCCCATGCCGATGACGGCGAACCGGGTCGGCAGGGTGTCGCCCCACCGCTCCCGTACGGCGGCCCGCAAGGCGCCCGCGATGGTCGCGGCGTTGAGGTCGGTGACGGCCGAGCCGACCCGGTCGACGAGGGCCCCGTGGTCCTGCTCGGCGGGGCTGTCCTCGGTGCCGTACGAGCCGATGAGGTCGGCGGCCGCCGTACGGAACAGCTCGCGCCGCCGCACCCCGCGCACCACCGCGATCGCAGCCTCCGCGCCGTCCGCACGCCCCACCGCGGCCACCACCTCCTGCTCCAGGTGGTCCCGGGTGCGCGGCCGCAGCCCCTCCGGGTCGCCGAGGATCGCCACCGCCTCCGGGGCCCGCAGCAGCAGGTCCGGGGCGAGGCGGCCCGCGGAGAGGACCCGGGCGAGGTTCTCCGCGGCCGCTCCCTCGTCGCGCAGCAGCCGCAGGTACCACGGGGTCTTGCCGAGCGCGTCGGACACCTTGCGGAAGCCGAGGAGCCCGGCGTCCGGGTCGGCGGAGTCCGCGAACCAGCCGAGCAGCACCGGCAGCAGCGTGCGCTGGATCGCCGCCTTGCGGGACACCCCGGAGGACAGGGCCTCCAGATGCCGCAGGGCGGCCGCCGGGTCCGCGTACCCCAGCGCCTCCAGCCGGATCGCGGCGGCCTTCGCGCTGAGCCGGGACTCGGCGGGGGCCAGCTGGGCGACGGCGTCCAGCAGCGGCCGGTAGAAGATCTTCTCGTGCAGCCGCCGTACGACGGAGGCGTGCCGCCGCCACGCCTTGTTGAGTTCGGCGACCGGATCGGTGCGCATCCCGAGCGACCGCCCGAGCCGCCGCAGGTCCGCCTCGCCCTCGGGGACCAGGTGGGTGCGGCGCAGCCGGTAGAGCTGGATGCGGTGCTCCATGGAGCGCAGGAAGCGGTACGCCTCGTCCAGCTGGGCGGCGTCCGCGCGCCCCACGTATCCGCCCTCGGCGAGCGCCCGCAGGGCCTCCAGCGTGGTGCCGCTGCGCAGCGAGCCGTCGCTGCGCCCGTGCACCAGCTGGAGGAGCTGGACGGCGAACTCCACGTCCCGCAGCCCTCCGGGCCCCAGCTTCAGCTCACGCTCGATCCGGTCGGCGGGGATGTTGTCGACGACGCGGCGGCGCATCTGCTGGACGTCGGGGACGAAGTTCTCCCGGTCGGCGGCCTGCCAGACGAGCGGGGAGACCGCCTCGACGTACTCCGCGCCCAGCTCGGGGTCCCCGGCCACCGCACGCGCTTTCAGCAGCGCCTGGAACTCCCAGGTCTTGGCCCACCGCTGGTAGTAGGCGAGGTGGGAGCTGAGCGTGCGCACCAGCGGCCCGTTGCGACCCTCGGGGCGGAGGTTGGCGTCGACCTCCCAGATCGTGCCCTCGACGGTGTTCTCAGAGCAGATCCGCATCATGTGGGCGGCCAGCCGGGTGGCGGCCTGTATGGCCCTGGTCTCGTCGACCCCGTCCCGGGCCTCCCCGACGAAGATCACGTCGACGTCCGAGACGTAGTTCAGCTCCTGGCCGCCGCACTTGCCCATCGCGATGACGGCGAGCCGGCACCGCGCGGCGTCCTCGGGCGCGGACGTCCGGGCGATGGCGAGGGCGGCGCGCAGGGTGGCGGTGGCGAGGTCGGCCAGTTCGGCGGCGGTCTGGGCGAGGCCGGTGGTCCCGCAGACGTCGCGGGCGGCGAGGGTCAGCAGGCACCGGCGGTAGGCGACCCGCAGCGAGTCCGGGTCGACGGCGTCGGCGAGCCCGCGCTCGAACTCGGCGACCCCCGGATGCAGGTCGACCGCCTCGTACGTGACGAGCGCCTGCCAGTCGCGCGGATGCCGGGCCAGGTGGTCCCCGAGCGCCTCGGACGCCCCGAGGACCCCGAGGAGCCGGTCGCGCAGCGGCTTGGCGGTGACGAGGGTGTCGAGCAGCACCTGCCGCCCGTCCTCCGTCTCGGCCTCCACGAGCCGGACGAGGCCGCGCAGGGCCAGATCCGGGTCGGCGGTGGCACCGAGCGCCTCCAGGAGGACGGGGTCGGACCGTACGGAGGCGAGGTCGTCCACCTCCAGGAGCCGTTCGGCGGCGGACGGGTCGGTGAATCCGTGCCGCAGCAGCCTGGTGAACGTACTGCTTCTGCGCCCCGGCACCGTCGTCATTGCACGCTCTCCTGCCGCCCGAACCGATCTGCGAAACTGCTCGCCGCCCGTTGGCCGCGCCACAGCGCTTCGAGCCTAAGGGCTGTGCGGGCGGATTCGGGACGCGGCCACGGCCCGGCTGACGACTACTGCGCTGCGGTGCCGATGACGACGGTGGCGTACAGCTCCTCGCAGACCACCACGCGCGGGACCAGTCCGGCGCTGCCGACGACCTCCACCGCCGCGTCCCGCTGCCGCTCACTCGTCTCCACCAGCAGGCTCGCGCCGGGCGCGAGCCACCCGGGCGCTTCGGCGGCGACCCGGCGCATCACGTCGAGCCCGTCGCCACCCCCGTCCAGGGCGACGCGCGGTTCGTGGACGCGGGCCTCGGCGGGAAGGAGTTCGACGTCGTCGGTCGGTACGTACGGAACATTGGCCAGCAGCACATCGACGCGGCCGCGCAGGGTGGCGGGCAGGGGGCCGAACAGGTCGCCCTCGTAGACCTGCCCGAGGGCGCCGACGTTGCGCCGGGCGCAGCGCACGGCGGCGGGCTCGACGTCGCAGGCGTGCAGTTCGGCCGCCGAGGCTTCGGTGGCGAGGGCGACGCCGAGCGCGCCGGAGCCGCAGCAGAGGTCGACGACGACGGCGCGCCGGGGTGCGAGGGCGACGGCCTGCGCGACCAGGAATTCCGTACGGCGGCGGGGTACGAAGACGCCGGTGTCGACGCCGAAGCGGCGGCCGCGGAACTCGGCCCAGCCCACGACGTGTTCGAGCGGGAGCCCGGCGGCGCGGCGTTCGACGAGGGCGGTGAGTTCCTGCGGGGACCGGGCCGCCTCGTTCAGGAGCGCGGCCTCGTCCTCGGCGAAGACGCAGCCGGCGTGGCGCAGGGTGGCAACAGTGGTGGAGAGGGAACTCACGGGGTGAACGGACATACGAGCGAAGCCTTTCGGGAGTACCGATGGGCGCTCCGCGATCGGCTAAGCCGTCCGTCCGACGTCTGCCGTCCGTTCGACGCGATCGTGCGAGGTGAGCACCCAGCCTGATCCAGCGGTAATGGGTCTCACCTCCTCGGTCCGTCCCCGTGCCGGTGCACGGGGGGCGTAGCACTGGGTCGTAACCCTACAACAGCGGGTGGTTCACAGGTCCACGCTGTCGCGCGGCTCCGTAGGCGTCAGGAACAGCGCGGCGATCACACCGGTCACCGGCCGGGGACCCCCGCCTACCGGGGCGCAACGGCCGCGACCACACCCCTAGCGGCCGTTCCGTCCGGCCAGACCCACCCGGCGACCAGGTATCCGGACGGCGTCCTGGCGGCCTCCTCCGCCCGCAGGACCCGGTTGACCCGGACGTCGAGCCCGCCCTCGGCTTCAGCCCCGTGCACAGTGACGGTCGGGTCGGGGGTGTCGCTCTCGTCCTGGTGCTGCGGCACCGCCTCGCCGCGCATGAGCGCGCGCAACTGGGCCATCACCACCGGGTCGTGGACGCCGTCGTAGATCCACCGGGTGCCGAGCACCCCGTGCTCGGACGTCCCGATCAACGCCTCGCCGGGAACGTCCTCCAGCGCCGCGCCGCGATAGCCCAGCGGCACCGCGTACGCCACCGGCTCCCGCTCGGTGGCGTGCGCCACGATCATGAACTCGATCCCGACCTCGCCGTCCGGATCGTCCAGCCGGAAGCCACCGGCCTTGACCGGTTCCGGTGTTTCCGCGTCGCCCGCATACCAGCTCTGCTTCGGAAGCCAGTCGGCGAGCAGTTCCAGCTTGGTGGGCGACATCGTGGTGCGATGAACGGCGGCCATGCGAACTCCTTTGTCAGGCCCAGGAACCGGGACCGGGACCGTCAGTACGGGACCATCAGAACCGGGACCGGTCGACGTCGATCTCGTACGCGATCTCCCAGCGGATGTCCGGGACGATGATGTCGGCGGTCTCCACCGGGCGTCCCTCGTTGTCGTAGTACGTACGCTCCAGCTGGGTGACCAGGTCGCCCACGGAGATCCCGAGCAGGTTGGCGTGCTCGCGGGTGGCGCGGGCCGGGCGCGGCACTTCGAGGGCGGTGACGATGTGCACGCCGATGGAGTTCATGCGCTCGACGACTCCGGCCTTGCCCTTGGGGCCCATCTCGGGGAGCAGGACGGGCGTGCCGCCGGTGATGGCCATCGGCTCCCAGCTCTTGGCGAGCTGGACCGGCTGCCCGTCCGCGAGGAACTCGTAGTCGGTCACGACGCACAGGTCACCGGGCTCGATCGCCAGCCGCTCGGCGATGTCCTCGGTGGCCGGGACCCGGGCGGCGCTGTTGCACTCCCAGACGCCCGCGGCTCCCTGGTCCCGCATGTTGGCGCGGAACGGGCTTCCGTTGCGCTGCTCGCGGTGGCGTGAGCGGACCATCCTGCGGCGCTCGCGGGCCTTGCGGACGTACGTGCCCGAACCGGCGCGGCCTTCGAGGATGCCCTCGATGATCAGGCGCTCCATCGCGCGCTGGGCGACGGACTGGCCGACGCCGTACTCCTCGGCGAACCGGGCCCGGGAGGGCAGCTTGTCACCCACCGCCCATTCGCCCGCCTGCACCCGGGCACGGAGAGCGTCGGCCACCTGCAAGTACGGCGTATCGCGAGGCATTTCAGCGGCTCCGTGAGGGGTGCGGCGTTCCGGGCTCGACATTGACAAAGCTAACCCATCAGGTTGAAGCTGAATACTCAGCATTACATGGAGTGACATCAGCTTCACCAGGGGAGAAGTGTGCGCTCAGCTCAAGCGCGGGCAGTGGCCCTGACCGGCATGCTCACCGCCGCCATCGGCGCCGGGCCGCGCGTCGCCGACACCGCGGCCGGTATCCGCATCGAGGCGGACCTCCCCGCCGAGCTCACCGAAGCCGAACACGCGGCGGTCCTCGCCGCCCTCGCCACGGCCGACCGCTTCGGGCACACCCTCACCCGCACCAGCGAGTTCGTCTGGGCCGAGATCAGCAGAGAGGCGACCATGACCACGACCGACTCCCCCGACGCGGCCTACCGCGCCCTGCTCGGCCACACGACGACGTGCGACGCCTGCCGCGCGGGGGCCATCTGCCCCGACGCCACGAAGCTCGTCCGCGTGTGGCGGGAGACCCGCGGATGAGAGGGAAACCCGCGGACGAGAAGCGGTACGACGTCCGGCAGGGCCTCCTGAACCGGCAAGGACCTCCTGAGCCCCGGCCGGACCCCTCTGGACCGGCAGGACTCCCTGAAACCCGGCGGGACTTCCCGAACCCCGGCCGGACCCCCTGAACCCCCGCCCCGGCCGCTCGTTCCTCGGCAGGGCAGCGCGGCCGGGCCGGGTTCACCACCCATCCGCTCCACGAGCGACGGAGGCACCTCATGCGTACCACCCGCCGGGCCTTGCCCGCACCGCCCGGGAGGCCCCGATGATCACCCTCTCCGCGACGGACGTCCGTGTCTGCGAGGCGTGCTGGAACGCCCCGGTCACCGCCGCCCGGCACACGCCCACCGGCCGTGACCTGCTCTGCGAGGAGTGCGCGGAGGGCGACTACCCCCGCCGCGTCGACCTCTTCCCGCCGTACGGCATCTACGGCCTGACGGCGCGCAGGGTCATGGACGACGGCAGACACGGCAGCGGCCCCCCGAAGCTCCCGCCCAACCCGGGCCCTCCCCTGCCCAACCCGCCTCCGGCCCCGTCACCGCCGGGGACACCCCCGGTGTAGGACCGGGCGCGGGCCCTCGGGACTACCGGCCGCTCGCCCCTGCCACCTCCCCGCTGCCCGTCGGCGCGGCCTTCCGGGCCGGTTCGCGTTCGTCGGTGATCGCGGGCGGCAGGGGCGAGGACCCGCCCGACGGGGTGCAGACCTCCTTGCCGCCCACCACCGCACAGGCCCGCGCGGCAGCGGGGTAGGGCGCCTCGACCATGGGCGAGTAGACGTCGTTCTCGTAGGTCACCGCGCGCTGGCTGCGCACCCCCCTGGGGCCCTCCACCCTGGCGGTGTCACCGACTTCGGCCTCCGTGATACGGGCCCATGCGGCCCGGCACCGCGGGCTGTAGCGCAGTTCGACATAGGTACGGCCCGACCAGGTGGCCGCGGCGGTCCATGCCCCCAAGTGACACCCCACGCGTTGTGAGTCCTTGTTACGGCATTCGAACTCAATACATCCGGGATCAATTCCAGCGTTTTGCCGGCCCGTCCGCTCCGCGTCATTCCCGCCGAACATCCAGGCGCCGAGCAGTATTCCGGCGACCAGCGCCAGGAATGCGGAAGCGATGGACACCAGCGTCGTTCTCCGCCGATGTCCACGACCGGGTGAATCCACCTCTTCCGGTACGGCCGGCACTTCGGCGGGATTTCCGTCGCCGTTGGGTGGCGGGGCCGCACCCGGACTTTCGCCCGCCGCTGACTCACGGTGCGGGGGACCGTCCCGGGACCCGGATCTCCAAGAACGCTTTTCCTCTTCTCTCAGCTGCTGGAGAGGGGGCGCGGCGACCCCGACAGCCGCCGCGAACTCGTTGAGCGCCGCCCGGGGCGGCACGGCCTTGCCGTTGAGGTACCGCTCCCAGGAGGACCGGCTGTAGGAGGTGCGCTCGGCCAGACCGTTGAGGGTCAGACCACTGCGTGTGCGCAGGAAGCGCATTTGCTCCGCCAGCGCACCTTGCCTCTTTCGTTGGATTTTGCCTAACTCATGCCTATCTGTCATCAAATCCGGCTTCCCTTGCGCGGAGTTGGTGCGGGACAGGGGATCCCATTCTTTCCCAACCCGGCCACCGCTCCAACAGGTCCCCCAAGTCGTCGCGCTGCGCGTCTCCGGGACGTCCTGTCCCTGCCCTGGGACCTGCTGGGACACTTCCACGTCCGGTTCGGCGACCCATACTCGTGCCGAGCCGCCGGTCGACCGGCCCGGCGGATTTCCCGAACGCGGGGAACCAGAAAGGGATTTCACATGCGTTTCACCCGGATCGCCGTCGTTGCCTCCACACTCGCCCTCGCAGGGGGCGGAATGGTGGCCACGGCGGGCTCGGCGCAAGCCGCCAAGTCGGACTGTCCCAAGACCTACCTGTGCTCGTGGGCCGTCCCGAGCTTCGTGGGCACTCCCGGAAAGGTGGCGGGCAACAACAGCAACCTGCGCCAGTACACCAAGTTCGCCAATTCCCGCTCGATGTACAACAACGGCACGAGCTGCAGCGTGCGCGTCTGGTCGGGGACCTACCAGACCGGCTCCTCCGTCGTGTTCAAGATCGGCTACCAGCTGAGCGAGACCAAGAACAGCGTGCTCAAGAACGGCGCGGGGTCGAACCGCTGGTGCTGACCGGCCGCATCCGCTGACCAGGTGGCGCCCGTCCCGGCCGCACGACGAAGGACTGCCGGGACGGGCGCCACCGCACCACCGCACCACCGCACCCAGCATCCCGAGGAGACGGCTTGAAGACCCGGATCAGCGCGGCCGTGCTGCTGCTCGTCCTGACCGGCGCCACGACCACGGCCTGCGGCACGCCCGCCCGAACTCCCGCATCCGGCGCACAGACGGACGCCCTGGTTCCCTTCGGGCGGTCCGTACCGAACCTGACGGACGGCCAGCAGCGGCGGCTGGACCGGCTGGAGCGTCGGATCGTGGACGACTGCCTGGCGGACAGGGGCGTCGAGGCCGAGCCGGTGGACCTTCCGCCACCGGCCGCCGTCAGCGACGAGATGCCCGCCTGGAATCCGTACGGCTTGCTCACCGAGGACTTCGCCGCCAAGGAGGGCTACGGCGTCACCGGTCCCGTACTGCGTGGTGAGCCATCCCTCCGGGAGGAGCCCGCTCGGGACACGGGCGACGACGAGGAGGCGTACGACAAGGCGCTGACCGGTACCGAGGCGCACGAGAGGACGGTCCGGCTGCCGACGGGCGAATCCTTCACCGTCAACACCGACGGATGCCAGTTCCGGGCCGGGGAGGAACTGTACGGCCGGGGCTGGGACCGGCTGATGTACACGTACCAGTTCCTCGCGAACCACGTGGTCGAGGACGTGGAGCGGGCCGCGGAGGTCAAGCGGGCCAGGAGCCGGTGGGCCTCGTGCATGGCGGATGCCGGTCACCCCGTCCCCGCCGGCTCCTCCGCCCGGGAACCGGTCGAGAAGAGGACGGAGACCGCGAAGGGCGAGGGCACCGGCGAAACCGAAGCGCTGCGGGCGGCGGCCCGGTACGAACTCGCCGTGGCGCGGAACGACGCCCGCTGCCAGCAGGAGAACGGCCTGCGGAAGGCGGTCTCCGACGCCCAGCGCACGGTCGAACAGCCCCTCGCCGACAAGCATCGCGAGTCGCTGGCCGACTACGCCAGGGCCTTGGACAAAGCCGTGCGACGACTCTGAGCCGCCGGGACCCGGCAGCCGCCCGCACGGCGCCTTCCAGGCCGCCGCCGACCTGCTCCTACAGCACCGGCAGCAGGTTCTTCAGCTCGAACGCGGTGACCTCGCTGCGGTACTCCTCCCACTCCTGCTTCTTGTTGCGGAGGAAGAAGTCGAAGACGTGCTCGCCCAGCGTCTCGGCGACCAGTTCGCTCTTCTCCATCAGCGAGATCGCCTCGCCCAGGTTCTGCGGGAGCGGCTCGATGCCCATCGCGCGGCGTTCGGCGTCGGAGAGGGCCCAGACGTCGTCGTCGGCACCGGCGGGGAGTTCGTAGCCCTCCTCGATGCCCTTGAGGCCCGCGGCCAGGAGGACCGCGTAGGTGAGGTACGGGTTGGCGCCGGAGTCGATGGAGCGGACCTCCACGCGGGCCGAGCCGGTCTTGCCGGGCTTGTACATCGGGACGCGGATGAGGGCGGAGCGGTTGTTGTGGCCCCAGCAGATGTACGAGGGGGCCTCACCGCCCGCGCCGGCCGCTCGGGAGGAGCCGCCCCAGATGCGCTTGTAGGAGTTGACCCACTGGTTGGTGACGGCCGAGATCTCCGCGGCGTGCGTCAGCAGGCCCGCGATGAACGAGCGGCCGACCTTGGAGAGCTGGTACTCCGCGCCCGACTCGTAGAACGCGTTGCGGTCGCCCTCGAAGAGGGAGAGGTGGGTGTGCATGCCCGAACCGGGGTACTCCGAGAACGGCTTCGGCATGAACGTGGCCTGCACGCCCTGCTCCAGCGCCACCTGCTTCATCACCAGACGGAACGTCATGATGTTGTCCGCCGTGGAGAGCGCGTCCGCGTAGCGCAGGTCGATCTCCTGCTGGCCGGGGGCGCCCTCGTGGTGGCTGAACTCCACCGAGATGCCCATGGATTCGAGCATCGTGATCGCCTGGCGGCGGAAGTCCATGCCGACGTTCTGCGGGGTGTGGTCGAAGTAGCCGGAGCTGTCCGCCGGGGTCGGGCGGGTGCCGTCGACCGGCTTGTTCTTCAGCAGGAAGAACTCGATCTCGGGGTGGGTGTAGAACGTGAAGCCGAGGTCCGAGGTCTTGGCGAGGATGCGCTTCAGTACGTAGCGGGGGTCAGCGAAGGACGGTGAGCCGTCCGGCATCAGGATGTCGCAGAACATCCGCGCCGTGCCCGGGGCTTCCGCGCGCCAGGGAAGGATCTGGAAAGTGGCCGGGTCCGGCTTGGCGATCATGTCCGACTCGTAGACGCGGGCGAAGCCCTCGATCGCCGAGCCGTCGAAGCCGATGCCCTCGTCGAAGGCCTGCTCCAGCTCGGCCGGGGCGACGGCGACGGACTTGAGGAACCCGAGGACGTCGGTGAACCACAGTCGCACGAAGCGGATGTCGCGCTCCTCAAGGGTCCTGAGGACGAATTCCTGCTGCTTGTCCATTGCCACATCCTTGCAGTTCAGACGGTCTGTGCACCACCGCCCGGGGTAGGGGGGACACTGCCAGTATCACGACCCGGGATTTCACCCACATTACGCACTCGGTGTGAGAGAGAGCACTCGGCCACCCACTACGATCGGCGACCGTGGCGCACGGCGGCGGTGGCCGAGCGGTGACCGGCTTTCCGCCCGTCGTTACCGCCCCTCCGCGCGCGTCGGTCCACGGACCGTTCTCCCGCCATCCCGGCCCCTTCGCAGAAGGACTCCACGACATGAGCTTCGACCCCCGCCACCCCCAGCCGCAGGCCCCCGACACCCGTGCGCGCGGCACCCGCAACCGGGCCATCGCCATAGGGGTGAGCGCCGCCGTCGTGGCCGGTCTGGTCACCTTCGGCTCGTATCTGCTGCTGGAGAACTCCGAGGCCAACGACAAGAACGAGAAGTCCGACGGCACCGCCGCGGCCCAGGACGGCAAGCACCCCGGCGGGCACGGCGACTCCCAGGGCGACCACGCCGGCGGGACCATCGACGGGCTGAAGTCCTGGGACGCCGCGAAGCTGGGCCGTAACCACGTGGCGGGGGCGGTCGACTATCCGATGAGGCCTCCGGTCGGCGGCGACCACAACCAGACCTGGATGAACTGCGACGGCGACGTATACGAAAAGGCCCTCCCCGACGTCAACGCGGTGCACTCCCTGGAGCACGGCGCGGTCTGGGTCACGTACAACGGCAAGGCCGCCGACGCGGACGTCGCCGAGCTCGCCGAGCGCGTCAGGAGGACCCCGTTCACGCTGATGAGCCCGTACGCCGAGCAGGAGGGCACGATCGTGCTCAGCGCCTGGGGCAAGCAGGTCACCGTGGACTCCGCCGACGACAAGCGGGTGGACCAGTTCCTCACCCAGTACGTCCAGGGCGCGCAGACGCCCGAGCCCGGCGCCCCCTGCACCGGCGGGCTGGCGGCGGTGCCGCGGTGACGGCGGAGCGCACGGCGGAGGACGGGGGCGAAGACTCCCATGCCCTCGCCGAGCGGCAGAAGACCGCGCGCGTGCGGTGGGCGGCCGGGGCCGCCGTGGCCCTCGCCCTGCTCTTCGCGGGGGCGGCCACCGTCGCCTCCGCGCGCGGCGACGGGGAGCCCGGTGCGCCCGGCGTGCCGAGTTCGCCCGCCGCGGACTCCGCCGACGCCGGGTTCGCCCGGGACATGGCCGTCCACCATCAGCAGGCCGTCGAGATGTCGTTCATCGTCCGCGACCGCACCGACGACGAGGACGTACGGCGTCTCGCCTACGACATCGCCAACACCCAGGCCAACCAGCGCGGCATGCTGCTCGGCTGGCTCGATCTGTGGGAGCTGCCGAAGGTCGCGCCCGGCGACGGGAAACCCATGGCGTGGATGGGGGACGGCGGCGGGGACGGACACGCACACGGCGGGCACGGTCTGGACGGTGGCGACGACGGTGTGCTCATGCCCGGCATGGTCCGGCGCTCCGAGCTGGAACGGCTGGGGCGTCTCGACGGCGAGCGGGCCGAGGTCCTCTTCCTCCAGTTGATGACGGATCACCACAAGGGAGGCGTCGCCATGGCCGAGGGCTGTGTGTCGCGGTGCTCGGTCCCGGCCGAGCGGCGGCTCGCCCGGGGCATGGTCGAGGGGCAGCAGTCCGAGCTGGGGCTCATGCGCGACATGCTCGCCGAGCGCGGGGCGAAGCCGCGCCCCTGAGCGTCGGTCCCGGGCCACCGTGAGTCAGCCCGCGTCCCCGCACCGGCGCACCCGAACGGGTGATTGCGGTCGCGCGCGGCCGCCCGGCCGATGACGATGGGTGCGCTCGGGGC
Encoded here:
- a CDS encoding phosphatase PAP2 family protein → MGETHVTAHEGRSATSPSPIVDEAAPEARRRNRALTRLRSLRSPRRPRLWFEILLIAVSYWLYSLVRNAVPEQKAAALANADWIWSAEQSIGLAFEETVNHAVNSVTWLIVSMNYYYATLHFIVTIGVLVWLYRSHPGRYAATRLVLFSTTAVALLGYYLYPLAPPRLMNGANFIDTVLVHETWGSMASGDFKNMSNQYAAMPSMHIGWSLWCGLTIFALAKAPWARILGLLYPMATLVVIVATANHFWLDAVGGMACLAFGYALSRAWYGSLPHRLPKWVPTGKSRLTGVRTARLPRPGPAADALAREDAPATADTPVREDAPATAVRHP
- a CDS encoding putative protein N(5)-glutamine methyltransferase; amino-acid sequence: MSVHPVSSLSTTVATLRHAGCVFAEDEAALLNEAARSPQELTALVERRAAGLPLEHVVGWAEFRGRRFGVDTGVFVPRRRTEFLVAQAVALAPRRAVVVDLCCGSGALGVALATEASAAELHACDVEPAAVRCARRNVGALGQVYEGDLFGPLPATLRGRVDVLLANVPYVPTDDVELLPAEARVHEPRVALDGGGDGLDVMRRVAAEAPGWLAPGASLLVETSERQRDAAVEVVGSAGLVPRVVVCEELYATVVIGTAAQ
- a CDS encoding GntR family transcriptional regulator — encoded protein: MPRDTPYLQVADALRARVQAGEWAVGDKLPSRARFAEEYGVGQSVAQRAMERLIIEGILEGRAGSGTYVRKARERRRMVRSRHREQRNGSPFRANMRDQGAAGVWECNSAARVPATEDIAERLAIEPGDLCVVTDYEFLADGQPVQLAKSWEPMAITGGTPVLLPEMGPKGKAGVVERMNSIGVHIVTALEVPRPARATREHANLLGISVGDLVTQLERTYYDNEGRPVETADIIVPDIRWEIAYEIDVDRSRF
- a CDS encoding maltokinase N-terminal cap-like domain-containing protein, with the translated sequence MAAVHRTTMSPTKLELLADWLPKQSWYAGDAETPEPVKAGGFRLDDPDGEVGIEFMIVAHATEREPVAYAVPLGYRGAALEDVPGEALIGTSEHGVLGTRWIYDGVHDPVVMAQLRALMRGEAVPQHQDESDTPDPTVTVHGAEAEGGLDVRVNRVLRAEEAARTPSGYLVAGWVWPDGTAARGVVAAVAPR
- a CDS encoding bifunctional [glutamine synthetase] adenylyltransferase/[glutamine synthetase]-adenylyl-L-tyrosine phosphorylase — protein: MTTVPGRRSSTFTRLLRHGFTDPSAAERLLEVDDLASVRSDPVLLEALGATADPDLALRGLVRLVEAETEDGRQVLLDTLVTAKPLRDRLLGVLGASEALGDHLARHPRDWQALVTYEAVDLHPGVAEFERGLADAVDPDSLRVAYRRCLLTLAARDVCGTTGLAQTAAELADLATATLRAALAIARTSAPEDAARCRLAVIAMGKCGGQELNYVSDVDVIFVGEARDGVDETRAIQAATRLAAHMMRICSENTVEGTIWEVDANLRPEGRNGPLVRTLSSHLAYYQRWAKTWEFQALLKARAVAGDPELGAEYVEAVSPLVWQAADRENFVPDVQQMRRRVVDNIPADRIERELKLGPGGLRDVEFAVQLLQLVHGRSDGSLRSGTTLEALRALAEGGYVGRADAAQLDEAYRFLRSMEHRIQLYRLRRTHLVPEGEADLRRLGRSLGMRTDPVAELNKAWRRHASVVRRLHEKIFYRPLLDAVAQLAPAESRLSAKAAAIRLEALGYADPAAALRHLEALSSGVSRKAAIQRTLLPVLLGWFADSADPDAGLLGFRKVSDALGKTPWYLRLLRDEGAAAENLARVLSAGRLAPDLLLRAPEAVAILGDPEGLRPRTRDHLEQEVVAAVGRADGAEAAIAVVRGVRRRELFRTAAADLIGSYGTEDSPAEQDHGALVDRVGSAVTDLNAATIAGALRAAVRERWGDTLPTRFAVIGMGRFGGHELSYGSDADVLFVHRPREGVSDEEASRAANTVISEMRRLLQLPTADPPLLIDADLRPEGKTGPMVRTLKSYEAYYRRWSLVWESQALLRAEPMAGDEELGRDFIELVDPLRYPMEGLGEDAVREIRRLKARMESERMPRGADPTLHAKLGRGGLSDVEWTVQLMQMQHGWAEPGLRTTGTREALAAACAAGLIPAEDAQTLDEAWVLATRVRNAVMLVRGRPGDTFPSESREMTAVGRYLGYEPGHVGDMLDDYRRITRRARAVVEERFYGAG